A region of Streptomyces halobius DNA encodes the following proteins:
- the hppD gene encoding 4-hydroxyphenylpyruvate dioxygenase, translated as MTVHSVDHVEFFVGDVLQASHYYCGTYGFRVVAEAGPLTGLAGARSLVLAHGGVRLVLTSALHADHAASRFVRRHGDGVRDVALRTDDAAGDFERALAAGAEAVAEPEIFEDATGRVTRATIAATNDLVHTLIQRENDGASGTPEPAGSFLPRRYQSFPEVAEPGPELLRSVDHLALCLRAGSLETMVDFYRRALGLRHTYDEYIVVGGQAMASKVVQDETRGVTFTMVEPDPVGDRGQLNDFLEGFDGPGVQHVAYGTDDIVRAARELRASGVELLKTPAGYYSALAERGIKVDIDTAVLQELGLLADRDEWGHLIQVFTRSPYARRTVFFELIQRLDARTFGSGNIKALYEAVERERADAPSAAVPVGAAAGADA; from the coding sequence GTGACTGTCCATTCCGTCGACCATGTCGAATTCTTCGTGGGGGACGTCCTCCAGGCGTCCCACTACTACTGCGGCACCTACGGATTCCGGGTGGTAGCCGAAGCGGGGCCGCTCACCGGACTGGCCGGCGCCCGCTCGCTGGTGCTGGCGCACGGCGGCGTGCGCCTGGTGCTGACCTCCGCCCTGCACGCCGACCACGCGGCATCCCGCTTCGTCCGCAGGCACGGCGACGGGGTGCGCGATGTGGCCCTCCGGACGGACGACGCGGCCGGCGACTTCGAGCGGGCGCTGGCCGCCGGGGCCGAGGCCGTCGCGGAGCCGGAGATCTTCGAGGACGCCACCGGCCGGGTCACCCGGGCCACCATCGCCGCCACCAACGACCTGGTCCACACCCTGATACAGCGTGAAAATGACGGCGCATCAGGAACGCCGGAGCCCGCGGGATCCTTCCTGCCTCGGCGATATCAGTCCTTCCCCGAGGTCGCCGAGCCGGGCCCCGAGCTGCTGCGCTCGGTCGACCACCTGGCCCTGTGCCTGCGCGCCGGATCCCTGGAGACCATGGTCGACTTCTATCGGCGGGCGCTGGGGCTGCGGCACACCTACGACGAGTACATCGTCGTCGGCGGTCAGGCGATGGCCTCGAAGGTCGTCCAGGACGAGACCCGGGGCGTCACCTTCACCATGGTGGAACCGGATCCGGTCGGTGACCGCGGGCAGCTGAACGACTTCCTCGAAGGCTTCGACGGCCCCGGCGTCCAGCATGTGGCCTACGGCACCGACGACATCGTCCGGGCAGCCCGTGAACTGCGCGCCTCCGGCGTGGAGTTGCTGAAGACCCCGGCCGGATACTACTCCGCGCTGGCCGAGCGGGGCATCAAGGTGGACATCGACACGGCGGTGCTGCAGGAACTGGGCCTGCTGGCCGACCGGGACGAATGGGGCCACCTGATCCAGGTGTTCACCCGCTCTCCCTACGCCCGCCGGACGGTGTTCTTCGAGCTGATCCAGCGGCTGGACGCACGTACCTTCGGCAGCGGCAACATCAAGGCCCTCTACGAGGCCGTGGAGCGTGAGCGCGCCGATGCCCCGAGCGCCGCCGTACCGGTCGGTGCCGCGGCGGGGGCCGACGCATGA
- a CDS encoding DAK2 domain-containing protein, with product MDVSLARHWVQNIASAMSRNQEHLTTLDSAIGDGDHGANMARGFFAVRAGLDSGTWSAATAEEILVQTGRTLVSVVGGASGPLFGSAFRALGAALDTEDGTEDDTENGTELGTGTDHEAETDTDATRFAAALAAGLEKIQQLGAAVPGDKTMIDAYAPAYRAFHDAAHSGADFRTAAHAAADAAEAGMRATVAMQAGKGRASYLGLRSVGHQDPGATSTAYVFRALADATEAEATGAV from the coding sequence CCTCACCACACTGGACTCGGCCATCGGGGATGGCGATCACGGGGCCAACATGGCCCGTGGCTTCTTCGCGGTGCGCGCCGGTCTCGACAGCGGCACATGGTCCGCCGCCACGGCCGAGGAGATACTCGTGCAGACGGGCAGGACCCTGGTGTCCGTCGTCGGGGGAGCCTCCGGCCCGCTGTTCGGCAGCGCCTTCCGTGCCCTCGGTGCGGCCCTCGACACCGAGGACGGCACCGAGGACGACACCGAGAACGGCACCGAGCTGGGCACCGGGACCGACCACGAGGCAGAGACGGATACCGACGCCACGCGGTTCGCGGCGGCGCTCGCCGCCGGGCTCGAAAAGATCCAGCAGCTGGGTGCTGCGGTGCCCGGCGACAAGACCATGATCGACGCCTACGCGCCCGCCTATCGCGCGTTCCACGACGCCGCGCATTCCGGCGCCGACTTCCGTACGGCCGCACACGCCGCGGCCGACGCGGCCGAAGCCGGGATGCGGGCCACCGTCGCGATGCAGGCCGGGAAGGGCCGGGCGTCGTATCTGGGGCTGCGCAGCGTCGGTCACCAGGACCCGGGGGCCACCTCGACCGCCTATGTCTTCCGCGCTCTCGCCGACGCAACGGAAGCGGAGGCGACCGGAGCGGTGTGA
- a CDS encoding alpha-hydroxy acid oxidase: MTAPGAGRAEPSDDRPDTLLTPQDYAAAARARLDRSVWDYIAGGSGDEVTLREERAAYDRYRLRPSALVDVSHCELGTTLLGRPVDFPVGIAPMAFHRLVHADGEIATARAAGAVGALTIASTFASKTLEETARAATGPLWFQLYVMRRREITESLVRRAEAAGYRALVITVDTPRMARRERDLRNGFGLPPYVRPANLDDGQGAGLHRGRSGSSTLAEHAALHHDAAFTWEDLAWLRSLTSLPLVLKGVLTARDARRAAELGVAGLIVSTHGGRQLDGAVPALDALREVVDAVPAHCEVLVDGGIRRGTDVLKALALGARAVLVGRPVLWGLAVDGADGVERVLGTLRAELEEAMALTGRPRLDLIDRDLLHRSARLPHHPTPNDKDMA, encoded by the coding sequence ATGACCGCACCGGGGGCCGGACGGGCCGAACCCTCCGACGACCGGCCGGACACGCTCCTGACCCCGCAGGACTACGCGGCGGCGGCACGCGCCCGGCTCGACCGGTCCGTGTGGGACTACATCGCCGGCGGCAGCGGCGACGAGGTCACCCTGCGCGAGGAGCGCGCGGCCTACGACCGCTACCGGCTGCGTCCTTCGGCCCTCGTCGATGTGTCGCACTGCGAGCTGGGGACCACCCTGCTCGGCAGGCCCGTGGACTTCCCGGTCGGTATCGCGCCCATGGCCTTCCACCGACTGGTGCACGCGGACGGTGAGATCGCCACCGCCCGCGCGGCCGGTGCGGTGGGCGCGCTGACCATCGCCAGCACCTTCGCCAGCAAGACGCTGGAGGAGACCGCACGGGCCGCGACCGGCCCGCTGTGGTTCCAGCTGTATGTGATGCGCCGTCGGGAGATCACCGAGTCCCTCGTACGCCGGGCCGAGGCCGCCGGCTACCGGGCCCTGGTGATCACCGTCGACACCCCGAGGATGGCGCGCCGGGAACGCGATCTGCGCAATGGCTTCGGCCTGCCCCCGTACGTCCGGCCGGCCAATCTCGACGACGGCCAGGGGGCCGGACTGCACCGCGGCCGCTCCGGCAGCTCCACACTGGCCGAACACGCCGCCCTGCACCACGACGCCGCGTTCACCTGGGAGGACCTGGCCTGGCTGCGCTCGCTGACCAGCCTGCCGCTGGTGCTCAAGGGCGTCCTCACCGCGCGGGACGCCCGGCGGGCCGCGGAACTCGGGGTGGCCGGGCTGATCGTGTCCACCCACGGCGGCCGCCAACTCGACGGCGCGGTACCGGCACTGGACGCGCTCCGCGAAGTCGTCGACGCCGTGCCCGCCCACTGCGAGGTCCTCGTGGACGGCGGTATCCGCCGCGGTACGGACGTCCTCAAGGCACTGGCGCTCGGCGCCCGCGCGGTGCTCGTCGGCCGCCCCGTGCTCTGGGGCCTCGCCGTCGACGGCGCCGACGGCGTCGAACGGGTCCTCGGCACACTCCGGGCCGAGCTGGAAGAGGCGATGGCGCTGACCGGCCGCCCCCGCCTGGACCTGATCGACCGGGACCTCCTGCACCGTTCCGCGCGCCTCCCCCACCACCCCACCCCGAACGACAAGGACATGGCATGA
- a CDS encoding phytanoyl-CoA dioxygenase family protein, whose amino-acid sequence MTTNDARHSLTDARRTPTDARFTLTDAERDLLPSDEEVRFYQEHGWYLSKKLLTDEEVDLMNAAADRFYAGHRDRTLPQRPPRLAYWEPEQGDVHRHNDYIFYEHDTIGSILAKPLIAAVAARIAQTGQIRLWNSTLIHKPQRADDARNIVPWHFDRHYWQTCSSDEMLTAFIPFHDCDEEMGTITMVDGSHRWKETGGDDSTSRHFADRDRSELEEMLQENAAFNNGEVRKVPVNIPKGHISFHHCRTYHGSGYNLSDRPRRAISLHLQDRTNQWRPYELSTGNRVVYNNDVLVRADANGNPDYTDPDFCPVLWEDPR is encoded by the coding sequence ATGACGACGAACGACGCACGCCACTCGCTGACCGACGCACGCCGCACGCCGACCGACGCACGCTTCACGCTGACCGACGCCGAGCGGGATCTGCTGCCGTCCGACGAAGAGGTGCGGTTCTACCAGGAGCACGGCTGGTATCTGTCGAAGAAGCTGCTGACCGACGAGGAAGTCGACCTCATGAACGCCGCGGCCGACCGCTTCTACGCCGGCCACCGGGACCGTACGCTGCCCCAGCGGCCGCCCCGCCTGGCGTACTGGGAGCCCGAGCAGGGCGATGTGCACCGGCACAACGACTACATCTTCTACGAGCACGACACCATCGGCTCCATCCTCGCCAAGCCGCTCATCGCGGCGGTGGCGGCACGTATCGCGCAGACCGGCCAGATACGCCTGTGGAACAGCACCCTCATCCACAAGCCGCAGCGCGCGGACGACGCCCGCAACATCGTGCCCTGGCACTTCGACCGCCACTACTGGCAGACCTGCTCCTCCGACGAGATGCTCACCGCCTTCATCCCCTTCCACGACTGTGACGAGGAGATGGGGACGATCACGATGGTCGACGGCAGCCACCGCTGGAAGGAGACCGGCGGCGACGACTCCACCAGCCGGCACTTCGCCGATCGTGACCGCTCGGAGCTGGAGGAGATGCTCCAGGAGAACGCCGCCTTCAACAACGGCGAGGTCCGCAAGGTCCCGGTGAACATCCCCAAGGGCCACATCAGCTTCCACCACTGCCGCACCTACCACGGCAGTGGCTACAACCTCAGCGACCGGCCGCGCCGCGCGATCTCCCTGCACCTGCAGGACCGGACCAACCAGTGGCGGCCCTACGAGCTCTCCACCGGCAACCGCGTCGTCTACAACAACGACGTGCTCGTCCGCGCGGACGCGAACGGCAACCCCGACTACACCGACCCGGACTTCTGCCCCGTCCTGTGGGAGGACCCCCGGTGA